One Gossypium raimondii isolate GPD5lz chromosome 3, ASM2569854v1, whole genome shotgun sequence genomic window carries:
- the LOC105796578 gene encoding mitogen-activated protein kinase 15 isoform X1 codes for MQPDQRRKSAADVDFFTEYGEGSRYRIEEVIGKGSYGVVCSAYDTHTGEKVAIKKINDIFEHVSDATRILREIKLLRLLRHPDIVEIKHILLPPSRREFKDIYVVFELMESDLHQVIKANDDLTPEHYQFFLYQLLRGLKYIHTANVFHRDLKPKNILANADCKLKICDFGLARVAFNDTPTAIFWTDYVATRWYRAPELCGSFFSKYTPAIDIWSIGCIFAELLTGKPLFPGKNVVHQLDLMTDLLGTPSAEAIARVRNEKARRYLSSMRKKKPIPLSHKFPNADPLAVRLLERMLAFEPKDRPSAEEALADPYFKGLAKVEREPSAQPVTKMEFEFERRRITKEDVRELIYREILEYHPKMLKEYLEGSEPTGFMYPSAVDHFKKQFAFLEEHYGNGTTAAPLERQHASLPRPCVLYSDNSVQNSTDVTDNLSKCSIKETEKPQTERSFPIPMSRLPPQVPQSIQAGAARPGKVVGSVLRYNNCGAVAAGEALEQRRMARNPSVPTQYTATNCSYPRRNPVCKDDEENELQPKPQYMARKVAAAQGGSRSQWY; via the exons ATGCAGCCTGATCAGAGAAGAAAG TCAGCTGCGGATGTAGATTTTTTCACTGAATATGGTGAGGGAAGCAGGTATAGAATAGAGGAGGTAATTGGAAAAGGAAGCTATGGTGTTGTTTGTTCAGCGTATGACACTCATACTGGAGAAAAGGTTGCTATTAAGAAAATCAATGATATATTTGAACATGTATCTGACGCCACCCGAATCCTCAGAGAGATTAAACTTCTCAGGCTCCTACGTCATCCAGACATTGTTGAGATCAAGCACATATTGTTGCCTCCTTCAAGAAGGGaatttaaagatatatatgtgGTATTTGAACTTATGGAATCTGATTTACACCAGGTTATCAAAGCAAATGATGATTTGACCCCAGAACACTACCAGTTTTTTCTTTATCAGCTTCTTCGGGGCCTGAAATACATTCACACAG CTAATGTTTTTCATCGGGATCTAAAGCCGAAAAATATCTTAGCCAATGCTGATTGCAAACTGAAGATCTGTGATTTTGGACTTGCAAGAGTAGCTTTTAATGACACCCCCACTGCAATATTCTGGACG GACTATGTTGCAACAAGATGGTACAGGGCTCCGGAATTGTGTGGATCCTTTTTCTCCAAG TATACCCCAGCAATAGATATATGGAGCATTGGGTGCATCTTTGCTGAACTTCTAACAGGGAAACCTCTGTTTCCTGGAAAAAATGTTGTCCATCAATTGGATCTGATGACTGATCTTTTGGGAACACCATCTGCTGAAGCCATTGCTAGG GTGCGTAATGAGAAAGCTCGGAGATACTTGAGCAGCATGCGAAAGAAAAAGCCAATTCCTCTCTCCCACAAGTTCCCTAATGCAGATCCTCTTGCTGTTCGTTTGTTAGAAAGGATGCTTGCTTTTGAACCCAAGGATCGACCTAGTGCTGAAGAG GCCCTAGCTGATCCATATTTCAAGGGCTTGGCCAAAGTTGAAAGGGAGCCTTCCGCACAACCAGTTACCAAGATGGAATTTGAGTTTGAGAGACGTAGGATTACAAAGGAAGATGTTAGGGAGCTCATATACCGTGAAATTCTTGAGTATCATCCTAAAATGTTGAAAGAGTATCTGGAAGGATCAGAGCCAACTGGCTTCATGTATCCAAG TGCGGTTGACCATTTCAAGAAGCAGTTTGCCTTCCTTGAGGAGCACTATGGAAATGGTACGACTGCAGCTCCACTTGAGAGACAACATGCATCTTTGCCAAG GCCATGTGTGTTATATTCAGATAATTCAGTACAAAACTCAACAGATGTGACAGATAACTTATCTAAATGTTCCATCAAGGAAACTGAGAAACCCCAAACAGAGAGAAGCTTTCCAATCCCTATGTCAAGGCTTCCCCCTCAAGTTCCTCAAAGCATCCAAG CAGGTGCTGCCAGACCTGGGAAAGTAGTTGGATCAGTATTGCGATACAACAATTGTGGGGCAGTAGCCGCAGGTGAGGCTCTTGAACAGCGAAGAATGGCTCGGAATCCTTCAGTTCCAACTCAGTATACTGCCACAAATTGTTCATATCCACGGAGAAATCCTGTCTGtaaagatgatgaagaaaatgaatTGCAGCCAAAACCCCAGTACATGGCTAGGAAAGTTGCTGCTGCCCAAGGTGGATCAAGAAGTCAGTGGTATTGA
- the LOC105796578 gene encoding mitogen-activated protein kinase 15 isoform X2, which translates to MQPDQRRKSAADVDFFTEYGEGSRYRIEEVIGKGSYGVVCSAYDTHTGEKVAIKKINDIFEHVSDATRILREIKLLRLLRHPDIVEIKHILLPPSRREFKDIYVVFELMESDLHQVIKANDDLTPEHYQFFLYQLLRGLKYIHTANVFHRDLKPKNILANADCKLKICDFGLARVAFNDTPTAIFWTDYVATRWYRAPELCGSFFSKYTPAIDIWSIGCIFAELLTGKPLFPGKNVVHQLDLMTDLLGTPSAEAIARVRNEKARRYLSSMRKKKPIPLSHKFPNADPLAVRLLERMLAFEPKDRPSAEEALADPYFKGLAKVEREPSAQPVTKMEFEFERRRITKEDVRELIYREILEYHPKMLKEYLEGSEPTGFMYPSAVDHFKKQFAFLEEHYGNGTTAAPLERQHASLPRPCVLYSDNSVQNSTDVTDNLSKCSIKETEKPQTERSFPIPMSRLPPQVPQSIQGAARPGKVVGSVLRYNNCGAVAAGEALEQRRMARNPSVPTQYTATNCSYPRRNPVCKDDEENELQPKPQYMARKVAAAQGGSRSQWY; encoded by the exons ATGCAGCCTGATCAGAGAAGAAAG TCAGCTGCGGATGTAGATTTTTTCACTGAATATGGTGAGGGAAGCAGGTATAGAATAGAGGAGGTAATTGGAAAAGGAAGCTATGGTGTTGTTTGTTCAGCGTATGACACTCATACTGGAGAAAAGGTTGCTATTAAGAAAATCAATGATATATTTGAACATGTATCTGACGCCACCCGAATCCTCAGAGAGATTAAACTTCTCAGGCTCCTACGTCATCCAGACATTGTTGAGATCAAGCACATATTGTTGCCTCCTTCAAGAAGGGaatttaaagatatatatgtgGTATTTGAACTTATGGAATCTGATTTACACCAGGTTATCAAAGCAAATGATGATTTGACCCCAGAACACTACCAGTTTTTTCTTTATCAGCTTCTTCGGGGCCTGAAATACATTCACACAG CTAATGTTTTTCATCGGGATCTAAAGCCGAAAAATATCTTAGCCAATGCTGATTGCAAACTGAAGATCTGTGATTTTGGACTTGCAAGAGTAGCTTTTAATGACACCCCCACTGCAATATTCTGGACG GACTATGTTGCAACAAGATGGTACAGGGCTCCGGAATTGTGTGGATCCTTTTTCTCCAAG TATACCCCAGCAATAGATATATGGAGCATTGGGTGCATCTTTGCTGAACTTCTAACAGGGAAACCTCTGTTTCCTGGAAAAAATGTTGTCCATCAATTGGATCTGATGACTGATCTTTTGGGAACACCATCTGCTGAAGCCATTGCTAGG GTGCGTAATGAGAAAGCTCGGAGATACTTGAGCAGCATGCGAAAGAAAAAGCCAATTCCTCTCTCCCACAAGTTCCCTAATGCAGATCCTCTTGCTGTTCGTTTGTTAGAAAGGATGCTTGCTTTTGAACCCAAGGATCGACCTAGTGCTGAAGAG GCCCTAGCTGATCCATATTTCAAGGGCTTGGCCAAAGTTGAAAGGGAGCCTTCCGCACAACCAGTTACCAAGATGGAATTTGAGTTTGAGAGACGTAGGATTACAAAGGAAGATGTTAGGGAGCTCATATACCGTGAAATTCTTGAGTATCATCCTAAAATGTTGAAAGAGTATCTGGAAGGATCAGAGCCAACTGGCTTCATGTATCCAAG TGCGGTTGACCATTTCAAGAAGCAGTTTGCCTTCCTTGAGGAGCACTATGGAAATGGTACGACTGCAGCTCCACTTGAGAGACAACATGCATCTTTGCCAAG GCCATGTGTGTTATATTCAGATAATTCAGTACAAAACTCAACAGATGTGACAGATAACTTATCTAAATGTTCCATCAAGGAAACTGAGAAACCCCAAACAGAGAGAAGCTTTCCAATCCCTATGTCAAGGCTTCCCCCTCAAGTTCCTCAAAGCATCCAAG GTGCTGCCAGACCTGGGAAAGTAGTTGGATCAGTATTGCGATACAACAATTGTGGGGCAGTAGCCGCAGGTGAGGCTCTTGAACAGCGAAGAATGGCTCGGAATCCTTCAGTTCCAACTCAGTATACTGCCACAAATTGTTCATATCCACGGAGAAATCCTGTCTGtaaagatgatgaagaaaatgaatTGCAGCCAAAACCCCAGTACATGGCTAGGAAAGTTGCTGCTGCCCAAGGTGGATCAAGAAGTCAGTGGTATTGA
- the LOC105796580 gene encoding BTB/POZ and MATH domain-containing protein 2, producing the protein MGTISFHGELPKPSTSSSPTSSSTSSTSRTETVNGSHEFKIKGYSLAKGMGVGKYMASDAFMVGGYEWAIYFYPDGKSAEDNATYVSLFIALASEGTDVRALFELTLLDQSGKDRHKVHSHFGRMLESGPYTLKYRGSMWGYKRFFKRTLLETSDYLKDDCLSIRCCVGVVKSHTEGPKIYSITVPPSDIGQHFGKLLESGKGADVKFEVDGEIFDAHKLVLAARSPVFRAQLFGPLKDQNTQSIRVEDMEAPVFKALLHFIYWDALPDMEELMGSTSKWASTLVAQHLLAAADRYALERMRLLCEAKLCEGVTINTVATTLALAEQHNCLHLKGVCLKFIALPENLKAVMQTDGFEYLKESCPGVLTELLQYVAKIGEHSVISCGYRKEGSLDGSDVNGRRVKPRLQ; encoded by the exons ATGGGCACAATTAGCTTCCACGGAGAACTTCCTAAACCCTCTACTTCTTCTTCCCCTACTTCTTCTTCAACCTCATCTACGTCTCGGACTGAGACGGTGAATGGGTCCCATGAGTTCAAGATCAAGGGCTATTCCCTTGCCAAAGGCATGGGAGTGGGTAAATACATGGCTTCCGATGCGTTTATGGTGGGGGGATATGAATGGGCCATTTATTTTTACCCGGATGGAAAGAGCGCTGAAGATAATGCTACCTACGTTTCTCTTTTTATTGCTTTGGCAAGTGAAGGAACGGATGTAAGAGCGCTCTTTGAGTTGACCCTTTTGGACCAGAGTGGGAAAGATCGTCACAAGGTGCATAGCCATTTTGGGAGGATGCTTGAGAGCGGGCCTTATACACTTAAGTATCGTGGGAGCATGTG GGGTTATAAACGCTTTTTCAAAAGAACTCTTCTAGAGACGTCAGACTACCTTAAAGATGATTGCCTGTCAATTCGCTGTTGTGTTGGTGTAGTTAAGTCCCATACAGAGGgacctaaaatttattctattacaGTTCCACCTTCTGATATTGGTCAGCATTTTGGGAAGCTACTAGAAAGTGGGAAGGGAGCTGATGTGAAATTTGAAGTTGATGGGGAAATATTTGATGCCCACAAGTTGGTCCTTGCTGCCCGCTCACCTGTATTCAGGGCACAACTTTTTGGTCCATTGAAGGACCAGAACACGCAGTCCATTAGAGTAGAAGATATGGAAGCTCCTGTGTTCAAG GCGTTGCTCCATTTCATTTACTGGGATGCCTTGCCAGACATGGAAGAGCTCATGGGTTCAACTTCTAAATGGGCTTCTACGCTTGTAGCTCAGCATCTGCTTGCCGCTGCTGACCGTTATGCGCTTGAGAGAATGAGATTGCTTTGTGAGGCTAAACTTTgtgagggtgttacaataaacACAGTTGCAACTACATTAGCCTTGGCAGAACAGCACAACTGTTTGCATTTGAAAGGTGTATGCTTAAAATTCATTGCATTGCCAGAGAATTTAAAAG CTGTGATGCAAACAGATGGATTTGAGTATTTGAAGGAAAGCTGCCCGGGTGTTCTTACTGAACTGCTGCAATATGTTGCGAAAATCGGGGAGCATTCTGTTATTTCTTGTGGATATCGGAAAGAAGGATCGTTGGATGGTTCTGATGTTAATGGTCGGCGTGTCAAACCAAGGCTTCAGTGA